DNA from Streptomyces rishiriensis:
CAGCCGGGCCTGGACGACCGGCTGCCCGCCCGGCCGGAAGTGGTCGCGCTCGAAGCAGCCGAAGAGGTGGGTCTTGCGGTAGTTCACGAGCCGGCTGCCGTCGGCGGAGATCAGCTGGGCGGAGTTGTGGACCGTCTCGCCGTCGCGCTCCGGGTAGCCGTACGCGATCGCGAGGCCGTGCCGGCCGGCGATCTCGGCGACGGCGTCAGCGGAGTCCCCGTCGGCGGGCTCGGCGAGGCGGGCGATGTCGTCGCCGATCGCGTACCCGGTGAGGAACATCTCCGGCGCGACGAGCAGCCCGGCGCCGGCGGCGGCGGCCCGGTCCGCGGCCTCGTCGAGGACCTTCAGGTTCTCGACGACCGAGCCGGGGCGGCCGGAGCTCTGGAGCAGGGCGGTGCGCATGCGTGATCCTCACCGGGCGAAAGGGTGGTTGTGGGGGCCATCTAGACGGTACGGGCGTCCACCCGGGACGGACAAGAAGGAGCCGTTGCGCGCCGGTGAGCGCAACGTTGCGTGCGCGGGCCGCCGGGCGGCGATTCGTTGCGCCCTCACCTCTGCCGCCCACCCCTCCCTCGCCCACTGCTCATCCGCCCCTCCGCCGGGCCGCCGTCCGCACCAGCGAGGCCGTCACGAGGTACGGCAGCGCACACAGCGCGAACACGACGCCGTGCGGGAACGTCGAGCCGAGGGCGCCGTACATGCCGTACACCGCGATGGTCACCACCTCCGTGCCGAGGCTCGCGACGGAGGTGAGGGTGGCCCGGCCGGTGCCCTCGATGCGCCGCTGGAGCCGGGCGTCGGCCAGGACGGTCGCCGACTGGAAGCCGCCGAAGGCCAGGGCGACGAGGGCGATGCCGGCCGGAGCGGCGCTGATGGCGCCGACGGCGAGGGCGAGCGCGGAGAGAGCGAGCAGCGCGGCGAATCCACGACGGCCCAGGCGCTCGGCCGGTCCGGCCGCGAGGCTTCCGGCGGTGACGCCGGCCCAGATCAGCACCAGCAGGTGCGGAACGTTCGCCTCCGGTACGCCCGCCTGCCTGACCAGCAGGGGCGTGTACTCGTCGAGAGCGCCCCACACCGCCGTCACCGCCGGGACCAGCAGCAGGGCGCCGCGTACGGAGCGGTCGCGCCGGGCGTCGGCCAGTCCCGACCGCAGGGTCGCGGCCCAGCTGTCGCCGTCGGCCGCCGACCGCCGGTGCTCGGGGAAACGGGACGCCGTCGCGGCGCAGAGCAGACACGCCAGCACGCTGGCCGCACCGACGGCCGGGTATCCGCCGACCGCGAAGACCGGTCCGGCCAGGCCCGTCGCCGTCATCACGGCCACCTGGCCCACCGCGTGCGCGCGGCCCGTCAGCCGGGCGTACCGGTCCGCGGCGCCGACGCGGTCCAGCTCCTCGTAGACCAGTGCCTCCACTGCGCCGGAGCCCAGGGCGCCACGCGCGCCCCACAGGACGAAGCCGGCCGCGAAGGCCCAGTACGACGGGAACAGCACCCACAGCGCGAAGCCGGCCGCGCCGAGCAGCGGACCGGTCCACAGCAGCAGCCGTCGGGACACGGCGTCCGCCCAGGCGCCCGAGGGCACCTCCAGCAGCACGCCGGTCAGCGACCACAGGACGAACAGCGAGGAGATCTGCCCGACGGACAGGCCGCTGTCCGCGAACAGCAGCGCGTACACGGGGTACAGCAGCACGAACTCGTCGAGGAACGCGTACGCGTACAGCGTGGCGGTCAGTCGACGGACGTCGGGGCCGGTCGTGGATCAATGTCGCCAGGTCATGGAACCGATGGTAGACAGTTCCGGCTCCGCTGCCCAGCGAATACGCGGCACCGCGACGCCGACGTACGACCGTCGACCGCGGACCCGCCGCCGTTGCGTCGCACGGCCTGTGGGACAGTCGCCGTGGGGGACGGGTCCGACGTCATGGAGGTCCTGATGGAGAGCACTGCGTTGCCGCGGGTCGACGAGCACACGACGGTCGTGGCGGCCGGCGCCGCAGACGTCTGGAGGGGGCTCGGCGAGACCCTCGACCGGTCCTTCACCCGCCCGGGCTCGGCCCGCCACGCGCGTCTCGTCGGCGCCACCGACCGTACGGCGTCGGGGCCCGGCCCCCTCGTCGAGGGCGCGACACTGCACGGCTTCCGGGTGGCGGAGGCGCTGGCCGGACGGGAGCTCGTCCTCGTGGGCGGCCACCGCTTCTCGTCGTACGCCCTGGTCTTCCGTCTGACCGAGACCGGCCCGGGGCGCACCCGGCTGTGCGCCGAGACCCGGGCCGCCTTTCCCGGCCGGGCCGGCGCCCTCTACCGCGGGCTCGTCGTCGGCACGGGCGGGCACGGGGTCGTCGTACGCAGGATGCTGGCGTCGGTCCGTCGCCGGGCGGAACGCCGCTGATCAGGTGGGCGAGCCCGAGGAGAAGCGGCGCAGCAGCGGCGACAGGACCAGCACGGACTTCGTCCGTTCCACGAACGGCTCCCCCGCGATGCGCTCCAGGACCCGCTCGAAGTGGCGCATGTCGGCGGCGAAGACCTGGGCGACGGCGTCCGCCTCCCCGGTGACGGTGGAGGCGGCCACGACCTCCTGATAGCGCTCGAGACCGCGCTGGATGGTCTCCGGGGAGGTGTTGCGCCGGCAGTAGATCTCGACGAATCCCTCGGTCTCCCAGCCGAGGGCCGCCGGGTCGACCCGTACGGTGAAGCCGGTGATGGCCCCGGTGGCCCGCAGCCGGTCCACGCGCCGCTTCACGGCGGGTGCGGAC
Protein-coding regions in this window:
- a CDS encoding MFS transporter; translated protein: MLLYPVYALLFADSGLSVGQISSLFVLWSLTGVLLEVPSGAWADAVSRRLLLWTGPLLGAAGFALWVLFPSYWAFAAGFVLWGARGALGSGAVEALVYEELDRVGAADRYARLTGRAHAVGQVAVMTATGLAGPVFAVGGYPAVGAASVLACLLCAATASRFPEHRRSAADGDSWAATLRSGLADARRDRSVRGALLLVPAVTAVWGALDEYTPLLVRQAGVPEANVPHLLVLIWAGVTAGSLAAGPAERLGRRGFAALLALSALALAVGAISAAPAGIALVALAFGGFQSATVLADARLQRRIEGTGRATLTSVASLGTEVVTIAVYGMYGALGSTFPHGVVFALCALPYLVTASLVRTAARRRGG
- a CDS encoding carbon-nitrogen hydrolase family protein gives rise to the protein MRTALLQSSGRPGSVVENLKVLDEAADRAAAAGAGLLVAPEMFLTGYAIGDDIARLAEPADGDSADAVAEIAGRHGLAIAYGYPERDGETVHNSAQLISADGSRLVNYRKTHLFGCFERDHFRPGGQPVVQARLNGLTVGLMICYDVEFPENVRAHALAGTDLLVVPTAQMHPFQFVAESVIPVRAFENQMYVAYVNRVGVEGEFEFVGLSTLAGPDGVARTRAGRGEELVFADADPVALAASREANPYLKDRRPGLYGSLV
- a CDS encoding Lrp/AsnC family transcriptional regulator, with translation MLNDLDERIVHALAEDARRSFADIGQLVGLSAPAVKRRVDRLRATGAITGFTVRVDPAALGWETEGFVEIYCRRNTSPETIQRGLERYQEVVAASTVTGEADAVAQVFAADMRHFERVLERIAGEPFVERTKSVLVLSPLLRRFSSGSPT